From Nicotiana tabacum cultivar K326 chromosome 15, ASM71507v2, whole genome shotgun sequence, the proteins below share one genomic window:
- the LOC107825226 gene encoding uncharacterized protein LOC107825226 isoform X1 — translation MSPISGRHGPSEVTAEGIAASGLTSEKLSLPNLQSKMKCDPEGYESELTLVYSQFKSSMELFEQQAALNFTSLSGVSTDPTVSKDLGERAMFLSHVTPFYPKQLVNFPKELAQLLRSSARTLPSGLRVHVTQALILLLNRKIVDIGETLALFMELQTLGDRVLRKLAFSHIVHSIRRLNQKHKNDTKNRALQNILFALLQQEDEAKAKRALITLCELHRRKVWFDDRTANAVCSACFHSSSRIMVASLSFILDYEKIEDDSDSDMADSEDEQTATQPQVVVNKEAIYKANNKGTSASKRKKQAKLQRVVRSMKKQQRMQSDNSGTGYSSPLNHLKDAQGFAEKLFSRLQTCNERFEVKMMMLKVIARTVGLHHLILLNFYPYLQRYVQPHQRDVTNLLAAAVQACHDMVPPDAVEPLFKQIVNQFVHDRSRPEAISVGINVIREICLRMPLLMTEDLLQDLVLYKKSNEKAVSSSARSLLTLFREVCPSLLVKKDRGRPTNPKARPKAFGEVSVANSIPGIELLEQEDNGSDDDIEEGSVGLSDHDDQSDEDVDPGKEDASCEKDGDDASDGESGDSSGDDCEIDDACDTDEDNIAQAAEEFSENDDAIDSTDATEDDESDGEEEDIDDSKMQDNNSWASEEDDVDEKESKGIKRRISDIDVNAASNSLRALKKLAGAKMEHNSLNMEDGILSNEDFQRIKELKAKKDARTVLAQHGFKIPSSDQLSTKRVDAAKLEANIRKKLSKEERLAIIRAGREDRGRYQAKTALKKKKTGGSSNRQKESKKCMPSAAKKAKVARSKLDKKRKQQRAGKQFRGRKAWK, via the exons ATGTCTCCAATTTCCGGCCGTCACGGGCCGTCGGAGGTAACGGCGGAGGGAATCGCAGCCTCAGGCCTCACATCCGAAAAACTAAGCTTACCAAATCTACAATCAAAGATGAAATGCGATCCAGAAGGTTACGAATCAGAACTAACGTTAGTATACAGTCAATTCAAATCCTCAATGGAACTATTCGAACAACAAGCCGCACTTAATTTCACTTCCCTTAGCGGTGTATCCACTGACCCTACGGTTTCAAAGGACTTAGGTGAACGTGCGATGTTTTTATCACACGTCACGCCTTTTTACCCTAAACAGCTCGTTAATTTCCCTAAAGAGTTAGCTCAGTTGCTTCGTTCTTCGGCGAGGACTTTGCCTTCTGGATTACGTGTTCATGTTACTCAAGCTCTGATTTTACTCCTTAATCGAAAG ATTGTTGACATTGGGGAGACACTTGCATTGTTCATGGAGCTCCAGACTCTGGGGGATAGGGTTTTGAGAAAATTGGCTTTCTCACATATCGTCCATAGTATTAGACGTTTGAATCAGAAGCACAAGAATGATACAAAGAATCGGGCACTTCAGAATATTTTGTTTGCCTTGCTACAG CAAGAGGATGAAGCGAAAGCAAAAAGAGCACTCATCACACTTTGTGAACTTCATCGGAGAAAAGTGTGGTTTGATGATAGAACAGCAAATGCTGTATGCTCGGCATGCTTTCATTCGTCATCGAG GATTATGGTTGCTTCTTTATCCTTTATTCTTGATTATGAGAAAATTGAAGACGACTCAGATAGTGATATGGCAGATAGTGAAGATGAACAGACAGCCACTCAGCCTCAGGTTGTGGTAAATAAAGAGGCTATTTATAAG GCAAATAATAAGGGTACATCAGCCAGCAAAAGGAAAAAGCAAGCAAAGTTGCAGCGTGTCGTCCGCAGCATGAAGAAGCAGCAGCGCATGCAATCTGACAATAGCGGCACTGGTTATTCTTCCCCATTAAACCACTTAAAGGATGCACAG GGATTTGCTGAAAAGCTGTTCTCTCGTCTTCAGACTTGCAATGAGAGGTTTGAG GTTAAGATGATGATGCTGAAAGTAATTGCCCGAACAGTCGGGCTTCATCACTTGATTTTGTTGAACTTTTATCCTTACCTTCAGAGATATGTTCAG CCCCATCAGCGTGATGTGACAAATTTGCTTGCTGCAGCGGTTCAGGCATGTCATGATATG GTGCCTCCTGATGCAGTTGAACCATTATTTAAACAAATAGTCAATCAGTTCGTGCATGACCGTTCAAGACCCGAG GCTATATCTGTTGGAATCAATGTAATTCGAGAAATATGTTTACGCATGCCTTTG TTGATGACAGAAGATTTGCTGCAAGACCTTGTGTTGTATAAAAAATCAAATGAGAAGGCAGTTTCGTCATCGGCTCGATCTCTTCTTACTTTGTTCAGAGAG GTTTGCCCTTCACTTCTAGTTAAGAAGGATAGAGGACGCCCTACTAACCCAAAAGCAAGGCCTAAGGCATTTGGTGAGGTTAGTGTTGCCAACAGCATTCCGGGCATTGAGTTGCTGGAGCAGGAGGATAATGGCAGTGATGATGATATAGAGGAAGGGTCTGTTGGCTTGTCTGACCATGATGATCAAAGTGATGAAGATGTTGACCCTGGCAAAGAGGATGCCAGTTGTGAAAAAGATGGAGATGATGCTTCTGATGGTGAATCTGGTGACTCTAGTGGTGATGATTGTGAAATTGATGATGCATGTGATACTGATGAAGATAACATAGCGCAAGCTGCTGAAGAATTTTCAGAAAATGATGATGCCATTGATAGTACTGATGCCACTGAAGATGATGAGAGTGATGGTGAAGAAGAGGATATTGATGACAGTAAAATGCAGGATAATAATAGCTGGGCTTCTGAAGAGGATGATGTGGATGAAAAGGAATCTAAAGGAATAAAAAGGAGAATATCTGATATTGATGTAAATGCCGCCAGTAATAGCCTTCGTGCTTTAAAGAAATTAGCAGGGGCGAAAATGGAACATAACTCCTTGAATATGGAGGATGGTATTCTATCTAATGAGGACTTCCAAAGAATCAAAGAACTCAAG GCTAAAAAGGATGCGAGGACTGTTTTAGCACAACATGGATTTAAGATTCCCAGTTCTGACCAGCTTAGTACTAAAAGAGTTGATGCTGCTAAACTTGAG GCTAACATACGAAAGAAGCTCAGCAAGGAAGAGAGATTGGCGATTATTAGGGCTGGCAGAGAGGATAGAGGGAGATACCAGGCTAAAACAgctctgaaaaagaaaaag ACGGGTGGTTCAAGCAATCGGcaaaaagagagcaaaaaatgcATGCCATCTGCTGCAAAGAAAGCCAAGGTAGCAAGATCTAAGCTAGACAAAAAGAGGAAACAACAACGCGCTGGCAAACAATTTCGAGGGAGAAAAGCTTGGAAGTAA
- the LOC107825226 gene encoding uncharacterized protein LOC107825226 isoform X2, with protein MSPISGRHGPSEVTAEGIAASGLTSEKLSLPNLQSKMKCDPEGYESELTLVYSQFKSSMELFEQQAALNFTSLSGVSTDPTVSKDLGERAMFLSHVTPFYPKQLVNFPKELAQLLRSSARTLPSGLRVHVTQALILLLNRKQEDEAKAKRALITLCELHRRKVWFDDRTANAVCSACFHSSSRIMVASLSFILDYEKIEDDSDSDMADSEDEQTATQPQVVVNKEAIYKANNKGTSASKRKKQAKLQRVVRSMKKQQRMQSDNSGTGYSSPLNHLKDAQGFAEKLFSRLQTCNERFEVKMMMLKVIARTVGLHHLILLNFYPYLQRYVQPHQRDVTNLLAAAVQACHDMVPPDAVEPLFKQIVNQFVHDRSRPEAISVGINVIREICLRMPLLMTEDLLQDLVLYKKSNEKAVSSSARSLLTLFREVCPSLLVKKDRGRPTNPKARPKAFGEVSVANSIPGIELLEQEDNGSDDDIEEGSVGLSDHDDQSDEDVDPGKEDASCEKDGDDASDGESGDSSGDDCEIDDACDTDEDNIAQAAEEFSENDDAIDSTDATEDDESDGEEEDIDDSKMQDNNSWASEEDDVDEKESKGIKRRISDIDVNAASNSLRALKKLAGAKMEHNSLNMEDGILSNEDFQRIKELKAKKDARTVLAQHGFKIPSSDQLSTKRVDAAKLEANIRKKLSKEERLAIIRAGREDRGRYQAKTALKKKKTGGSSNRQKESKKCMPSAAKKAKVARSKLDKKRKQQRAGKQFRGRKAWK; from the exons ATGTCTCCAATTTCCGGCCGTCACGGGCCGTCGGAGGTAACGGCGGAGGGAATCGCAGCCTCAGGCCTCACATCCGAAAAACTAAGCTTACCAAATCTACAATCAAAGATGAAATGCGATCCAGAAGGTTACGAATCAGAACTAACGTTAGTATACAGTCAATTCAAATCCTCAATGGAACTATTCGAACAACAAGCCGCACTTAATTTCACTTCCCTTAGCGGTGTATCCACTGACCCTACGGTTTCAAAGGACTTAGGTGAACGTGCGATGTTTTTATCACACGTCACGCCTTTTTACCCTAAACAGCTCGTTAATTTCCCTAAAGAGTTAGCTCAGTTGCTTCGTTCTTCGGCGAGGACTTTGCCTTCTGGATTACGTGTTCATGTTACTCAAGCTCTGATTTTACTCCTTAATCGAAAG CAAGAGGATGAAGCGAAAGCAAAAAGAGCACTCATCACACTTTGTGAACTTCATCGGAGAAAAGTGTGGTTTGATGATAGAACAGCAAATGCTGTATGCTCGGCATGCTTTCATTCGTCATCGAG GATTATGGTTGCTTCTTTATCCTTTATTCTTGATTATGAGAAAATTGAAGACGACTCAGATAGTGATATGGCAGATAGTGAAGATGAACAGACAGCCACTCAGCCTCAGGTTGTGGTAAATAAAGAGGCTATTTATAAG GCAAATAATAAGGGTACATCAGCCAGCAAAAGGAAAAAGCAAGCAAAGTTGCAGCGTGTCGTCCGCAGCATGAAGAAGCAGCAGCGCATGCAATCTGACAATAGCGGCACTGGTTATTCTTCCCCATTAAACCACTTAAAGGATGCACAG GGATTTGCTGAAAAGCTGTTCTCTCGTCTTCAGACTTGCAATGAGAGGTTTGAG GTTAAGATGATGATGCTGAAAGTAATTGCCCGAACAGTCGGGCTTCATCACTTGATTTTGTTGAACTTTTATCCTTACCTTCAGAGATATGTTCAG CCCCATCAGCGTGATGTGACAAATTTGCTTGCTGCAGCGGTTCAGGCATGTCATGATATG GTGCCTCCTGATGCAGTTGAACCATTATTTAAACAAATAGTCAATCAGTTCGTGCATGACCGTTCAAGACCCGAG GCTATATCTGTTGGAATCAATGTAATTCGAGAAATATGTTTACGCATGCCTTTG TTGATGACAGAAGATTTGCTGCAAGACCTTGTGTTGTATAAAAAATCAAATGAGAAGGCAGTTTCGTCATCGGCTCGATCTCTTCTTACTTTGTTCAGAGAG GTTTGCCCTTCACTTCTAGTTAAGAAGGATAGAGGACGCCCTACTAACCCAAAAGCAAGGCCTAAGGCATTTGGTGAGGTTAGTGTTGCCAACAGCATTCCGGGCATTGAGTTGCTGGAGCAGGAGGATAATGGCAGTGATGATGATATAGAGGAAGGGTCTGTTGGCTTGTCTGACCATGATGATCAAAGTGATGAAGATGTTGACCCTGGCAAAGAGGATGCCAGTTGTGAAAAAGATGGAGATGATGCTTCTGATGGTGAATCTGGTGACTCTAGTGGTGATGATTGTGAAATTGATGATGCATGTGATACTGATGAAGATAACATAGCGCAAGCTGCTGAAGAATTTTCAGAAAATGATGATGCCATTGATAGTACTGATGCCACTGAAGATGATGAGAGTGATGGTGAAGAAGAGGATATTGATGACAGTAAAATGCAGGATAATAATAGCTGGGCTTCTGAAGAGGATGATGTGGATGAAAAGGAATCTAAAGGAATAAAAAGGAGAATATCTGATATTGATGTAAATGCCGCCAGTAATAGCCTTCGTGCTTTAAAGAAATTAGCAGGGGCGAAAATGGAACATAACTCCTTGAATATGGAGGATGGTATTCTATCTAATGAGGACTTCCAAAGAATCAAAGAACTCAAG GCTAAAAAGGATGCGAGGACTGTTTTAGCACAACATGGATTTAAGATTCCCAGTTCTGACCAGCTTAGTACTAAAAGAGTTGATGCTGCTAAACTTGAG GCTAACATACGAAAGAAGCTCAGCAAGGAAGAGAGATTGGCGATTATTAGGGCTGGCAGAGAGGATAGAGGGAGATACCAGGCTAAAACAgctctgaaaaagaaaaag ACGGGTGGTTCAAGCAATCGGcaaaaagagagcaaaaaatgcATGCCATCTGCTGCAAAGAAAGCCAAGGTAGCAAGATCTAAGCTAGACAAAAAGAGGAAACAACAACGCGCTGGCAAACAATTTCGAGGGAGAAAAGCTTGGAAGTAA